The genomic stretch CACTAAAAGGCAGCGGGAAAATTATCTGCATAAAAGTCAACTAGACTGACCATTGTCGAACAATCTTTTCGTTGATGAGCTGACAACTCATCAATACGAGCCGCGCAATAGCAAGCCACCTCCCAGAACCTAGGGGAACGTTTATTCTCGTTCTCCCGACAAAACATAAGGGCACGCTCATAAGCATCATGAGCTTCTTCATCCCGACAAACCTCCCGACAAAAATCACCCATACGGATCAATTCCCGGATCTTTTCCTCTAGCCGTTCGCTATCAAGAACTGCCGTCCTGTAAGCCTTGATTGCCGCATCAATACCCAAGGGATTTAGATGAACCTGCCCCCTACTCGCCGCCGCCACTCGCTTTTTTTCTTTTATTCTTCCCATGCACCAATTACTTAGATTAGACACTCTCACACCCATAAAAAAAGAGACACAAACCAGCATCCCTCCCGGATGTATATGGATTCATGTCTCATTTTCTAGTACAAAGGTAGGAAGAATTTTCGAAACATCCTAATATGTTATGGTCATATCAGTTGGAACACAGATATAAAAATCTGCCCGTCCTTCATTTTCCTCCCCCAATTTCTTTATATCATCCTGCCGCACAGAGCATACGGTTGCGATCTTCAAACCGGGACGATATTTATTTAGATAAGTAATAATGCCTTTCTTGAAATCCGAATGATAGTTCCCATTCAGATGCACAAATTTGGACTTCAAATTCTGGGCAATAAACCATCCCATCGTGGCATCTTTCAATGCTTGAGCCTTGGTAACATTCTCCGGATCGGTATGCTTTCCCGAGGTCATCATCATCAAACCGAACATCCCGGCAGCCTCTTCATCCGGCTCGTAATCAATCGGCAGGGGTGCGATATATTTTTTAGCCTCTGCCGATAATTTTTCCAAAGCCTCAAATCCCCCATTTTTCACCATATTAGCATATCGCCGGGGTACATTCGTGGCTATCACCCGTAACCCGTGTTCACGGCCTAACCCTACAACAGGTGCATAATCCGTCAGATAGTTAGGCCAAAGTCGAGCTTCTTCTTCAAAGCGATCGGAAGAGATCAACCATCCCACATATTCATCTACCATCAACTGATTATCAGCCTCCAACATTTCCAACCCGATTGTCAATTTATCCTTATGCGCAGTATACAAGTCCTTTACCATCTCATACTCCAACCAATGAGCTATGGCACAATTATGAACCTCACCGATAAACACAACATCCTGTGCTTTCAGCACTTTCATCATCTCTTTATATTCGATTTCCTTTCCCTTCGCATCAAACAAGCGATAAGCTTTCTTTTCCTGTCCTTTACTGTAGTTGGTAAAACCCAACAACATCACCAGCAAAATAATCAAACAACTCCTCATATTATATCATTTATTCCATTATTACTTCAAAATAGTTTATTCCGATTCTTTACCCTGCATTAACAAGACACCACATCGCTCCATGTCCAAATACTCCCGACAGGCATCCTTCAAATCTGCCGGAGTAATCGAATACAAGATTTCCTCGTAACGAGCCAAATCCTCCAAGGTCTCCCCATCCCGTAAAGCACCCATCAGATACTTTTTCCATTCTGCAGTAGCATAATCATTTACCACTTCACGCCGGGTCACGACAAAAGAGCGTTGTAATGCAGCCAATTCTTTCTCATCCACTTCATTCTCCTGCACATCCCGAATAATTTCCTTCAATAGCTGATCCACCTTCCCCATGTTTTTGGTATCCACCGAGGCATTAATATCAAAATAATATCCGGCCCGCGGCAATCCTTTGTAATATAATAACATATATGGAGAATACAGCAAGGATTCTTGCTCCCGTAACACACTCAACAAGCGATTGCGAACAACATCCCTCACCAATTTCAGCATCAATGAATTGCGTAATCCTGCTTCATAATTCCCATAATAGAGATAATCAAAAATAGTCTGCCCTTCATTCTCATTCGGGAATATCTCCCGGAAACCTCCTTCCGGGTAATCAAATTTCGGCAATACCCAGTCATTAACCTTTTCTTGTGCGGGAAACATACCGAGAGCCGCTACCAAATCACGTTCCACCTCGTTCATATCAAAATTCCCGCAAACGACACACACCAATCCATTAGGATTCGTATACAACTGCCTGTAAAAGTCTGCAATATCATCCAAATTCATCGCCTCTATTTCCTCACGGCTCTCGGCCATTTTTCCTGTTGCCAAGGAATTACCCATTAACTTATCTATCCGTGCTGCCATCTGCCTGTCCGGTGCGCTTTTCAACATCTTTGACAACACGGTTTCCTGTCCCACGCTTGCTAGCACATCTTGTTTAGCATCTTCAAAATCCTCATACCGCTTTTCCGGATAAAAACACTTTTCATACACCAGATGGCATAATTCAGTGATCTTATCTGCCGGAGCCATAGCAATCCACCCATGCCAGTAAGGCTCAAACGTCACGGAAAAAGCCATTTCTTCCTGTGCCAACATTTCACAGTACGAGTCATAATCCATCTTCTCAATTCCTCCCATTTCCATGTAACCCGCCACACCTTCCAGCAAAGGGTAATTCTCGGGAGTCAGCACCGAAGCCCCTCCCTTGGCAAAAGCGGTTAACGTGATTTGCCGATCTTCATCTTTCGTCCGTTTCAAAATAATCCGTGCACCATTCGTCAGACAAATTTCTTTCACGTCCAACCCATCAATCACTCGTTCCGAAGCAATCAACTGTCGGGAAGGAGTAAATTTACGTACTAAAAATTCAGGGACATCCACTTTCTCCCGTTCTTCCTCTTCTTCCACCACATACTCGTACACGCCACAAGAGGCCTTTTCTCCCTCTTCCCAAGAGGTCTGAATTTCTTTTTCCGTCAACTTTTCCCCTTTTAAGGGATTATAATGATAAGCTGCACGCACATGAGATAGACGCCCAAACCACTCACTAGCTAAGGCCTGCAATTCCTTACTTTCAATTTCGTGTATTTGAGAGGCAAGCCAACTATTATGTAAGGTATCTGTCACGTAACGCTCTCCCGAGATTGCCAAGTCTGCAAAATCCTCACACCATTGTTCAGAACTCTTGACGGCATAAATCTTTCCTAATTGCTTTATCGCATTTTCTTTCAATCTGGCCAACTCCGGTTCACAAAATCCTTGCTCGCGAATTTGTTTCAAAGTACTCACGACCTCTACGATTTTCCCCTTAATCTCGGTTCCATGCTCCCCATCGATAGAAAACACCAGATGATCTTTGTCACTCAAATACCAGTTGTCGGACAACGAGACCCGTGAACCCTGCGCCTTAAAGCGGGCATTGACTGCCGACATCAACAACCGTTCTTTTATCTTTTGCAAACGATCGCCATAAGTAGATTGCACGGTAGTCACTTTCGGTAATATTAATTCTAATGCCGAACGAGTAATTAACGTATCCTGCATTTCCTGGTAAGCCACTTTCTCCGTGTACTCCAAAGGATATTCCTTGTATCCTGTTGTTTTTACCGCGGGAACTCCTCCAAACACCTCTTTAATCTTCCCTTCCATTTCCCCGACATTCAAGTCTCCAACCACGACAATCGTGGCCAATTCCGGTACATACCACTTTCGATAGAAGTTTTCCAGTTTCTCTGCGGTCATGCTCTTTATCTCTTCCGCAGTTCCCAAAGGCATCCGTTCACTATAACGGGTTCCCCCGACTTTCACATCGTAAAAAGGATCACCCGTATCATACCCACGGGCCTCTTCCAATATTACCCCTTTTTCCCTTTCGACCTGTTCCGGACGTATTTGAATTCCTGTCAACCAATCTTTCAAAATCAACAATCCCCGATCCAAATCTTCCGGTCGGTCTGTCGGAATAGAAAACATATAAATTGTCCGATCAAATCCGGTAAAGGCATTAATCCCAAATCCATACTTCACGCCCAGAGACTCAAGATATTCAACAATCCCTTTATTCGGAAAATGCTCTGTCCCGTTAAAAGCCATATGTTCGAGAAAGTGCGCTACACCGCCTTCCTTCTCTGTCTGCAAAATCGAACCGGCACGTAAGATCAAACGAAATTCCACCTTATGCCCCGGCATATCATTTTGTTTAATAACATAATGCAATCCGTTCGGCAACTGTTTGTACACGGTACCCTCCGGCAACGCAATCAATTCATTTGCAGGAGTAACTGTCTGGCCTTTCGCCATTGAAAAAAACATTCCTAGCAAACATACTGTAAATAAACATCTCAACATATTCATAAAACTACTCAGATAAAGTGTATTCTACTCTAATAATGCTATACCCTCCGGCACTATAATGATCAAAATTAAACTGGAACGTCAACTTGTTACCTGTCAACACTCCTTGAGGCTCCATCCAATTACCATCTTCCCAGTAATCTTCATCTATTCCCGAATAAAACAGGTAATGGGTCGGATCAAGAGTTGCTCCATAATTCACATATTCTTGTGCCAGTTCATTATCTCCTGCATCCAAAAGCTCTTTTAAACGATTCCAAGCAGAATAGTTATAAGCAAAAGGAACCACGGTCACTAATTCTGTTTCATCCCAGATATCGGGTCTCTCCCCCAAAAACTCTACATTTGATACGCCATTATTGGAAAAATCCACACGGATATTATCCAATGTCATCTCAAAAGTTTCCAGACTCGTTTTAGAAAGCCCGATTAACTCCATCATCGCCATATAAGGATTTATCTCCCCCTCTCCAGGATCATAATACCAAAACATATCATTCTCAACTGTCTCCTTGCGCAACATATCATACATAAATTCCTTCAAACCCATCGGGTTATTCGTCATCTTTAGTATCGGTTGTTCTGCAGTAGCGTCTTCACTCAACGTGATCACGGTCTTTCCGGTATATACCTTCTTCATCCCGTTAATTAAAGATTCCAACCCGTCCGTGGGAGGCACCTCCACGCTCACCTTTACCGGGATCACCCCGATCCATTTACTCAAATCCAATCCTTTCGCCTTGTATCCTTCCAGCAAAGCCTGTTGTTCCTCGGTCAAATCCTCAGCCTCCATATAAGGTTTCACGACAACACGCAACACCTCCTCCACTCTCCCCATATCCGCTTCCGGTAATGGATATTTTACCCCTATTTCTAATTGCACCTTATCTGCCACAACACCCTTTTTATTTGAAATAATTTCAAAATCCACGCTCTTTTCTCCTGCCGGAATAGTCACGATAGCTGGATTCACCGTTACCAAATCCTCCGCTCCTTCAGTCAGGTATTTCACGTCAATTTCAAAAGACACATCTTTATCATAAGCACGTATCAACATTAATGTTGCCTTCAAAGGCTCATCATCCATTGCCAATATTACCGGGTCCCCCTCCGTTCTGATATATATCGAATTCTTTCCCACATACGCTCTCTCGTCCGTTTCCGAACAACCGGAAAAAACGGCTACCAAGAATAAAAGCATGATTTGTAATTTTCCCATGGTACTCATAACTAAACTTTTATAATTTATACCTATTACTTCACACAGCCAATACCGGCCATCCTTCATTTTGTTCGACCAACGTGTTATACCGATATTCGCTTGCTGGAATCGGTAACGTCCAACGATAGTCGTCCGACTTAATCGTGGTTGACACCTTATTACCATACACGCCGTAGCGTTTGGCCGGAATACCGCATCGTTTCATATCGAAGAACCGAACTCCTTCACCCACGAATTCTTTTCTACGTTCCTCCAGAATTTTATTTATCAATTCATTACCCGATAATCCTACCTCCCACGCCGTAGCACCCCGTTGCTCCATCATCCGGTTCATCAGGCTCACGGCGTCACCACTTCGGTCTGAACGAGCTAAAGCCTCCGCACGCATCAGCCACATTCCGGCAGCCCGTGCTATGTTCACGTATTTACTAGCGATCTCGTCCCGGTTCATTTTATTATATTTTCCTAATAAACGAACTTCATGAGAATCCGGCATCACGAACTCTACTTCCGACCATTCTTTCCGAATATCTCCTTCCTCGAACAGCACCTCATCCGTCAGCACCAAATAATCCCCTTTATCGAAGGTTTCAAAACGAATTTCCTCGTAAATTTGGGCTAATTGATACTTTGCAAAAATCCGAGCCTCCGAATCGTTGCCACTCCAAAGTGCTTCATACACTCCGGCTCCTAATACCGTTTCCGGATATACAGCTTCCAAATCCTCAGTCTGTTCCAATACGGCGGAATAATTACCCGCATACAACTCTAAGTCTACCTGCA from Butyricimonas virosa encodes the following:
- a CDS encoding ChaN family lipoprotein, coding for MRSCLIILLVMLLGFTNYSKGQEKKAYRLFDAKGKEIEYKEMMKVLKAQDVVFIGEVHNCAIAHWLEYEMVKDLYTAHKDKLTIGLEMLEADNQLMVDEYVGWLISSDRFEEEARLWPNYLTDYAPVVGLGREHGLRVIATNVPRRYANMVKNGGFEALEKLSAEAKKYIAPLPIDYEPDEEAAGMFGLMMMTSGKHTDPENVTKAQALKDATMGWFIAQNLKSKFVHLNGNYHSDFKKGIITYLNKYRPGLKIATVCSVRQDDIKKLGEENEGRADFYICVPTDMTITY
- a CDS encoding M16 family metallopeptidase, with product MAKGQTVTPANELIALPEGTVYKQLPNGLHYVIKQNDMPGHKVEFRLILRAGSILQTEKEGGVAHFLEHMAFNGTEHFPNKGIVEYLESLGVKYGFGINAFTGFDRTIYMFSIPTDRPEDLDRGLLILKDWLTGIQIRPEQVEREKGVILEEARGYDTGDPFYDVKVGGTRYSERMPLGTAEEIKSMTAEKLENFYRKWYVPELATIVVVGDLNVGEMEGKIKEVFGGVPAVKTTGYKEYPLEYTEKVAYQEMQDTLITRSALELILPKVTTVQSTYGDRLQKIKERLLMSAVNARFKAQGSRVSLSDNWYLSDKDHLVFSIDGEHGTEIKGKIVEVVSTLKQIREQGFCEPELARLKENAIKQLGKIYAVKSSEQWCEDFADLAISGERYVTDTLHNSWLASQIHEIESKELQALASEWFGRLSHVRAAYHYNPLKGEKLTEKEIQTSWEEGEKASCGVYEYVVEEEEEREKVDVPEFLVRKFTPSRQLIASERVIDGLDVKEICLTNGARIILKRTKDEDRQITLTAFAKGGASVLTPENYPLLEGVAGYMEMGGIEKMDYDSYCEMLAQEEMAFSVTFEPYWHGWIAMAPADKITELCHLVYEKCFYPEKRYEDFEDAKQDVLASVGQETVLSKMLKSAPDRQMAARIDKLMGNSLATGKMAESREEIEAMNLDDIADFYRQLYTNPNGLVCVVCGNFDMNEVERDLVAALGMFPAQEKVNDWVLPKFDYPEGGFREIFPNENEGQTIFDYLYYGNYEAGLRNSLMLKLVRDVVRNRLLSVLREQESLLYSPYMLLYYKGLPRAGYYFDINASVDTKNMGKVDQLLKEIIRDVQENEVDEKELAALQRSFVVTRREVVNDYATAEWKKYLMGALRDGETLEDLARYEEILYSITPADLKDACREYLDMERCGVLLMQGKESE
- a CDS encoding DUF4929 family protein, which codes for MSTMGKLQIMLLFLVAVFSGCSETDERAYVGKNSIYIRTEGDPVILAMDDEPLKATLMLIRAYDKDVSFEIDVKYLTEGAEDLVTVNPAIVTIPAGEKSVDFEIISNKKGVVADKVQLEIGVKYPLPEADMGRVEEVLRVVVKPYMEAEDLTEEQQALLEGYKAKGLDLSKWIGVIPVKVSVEVPPTDGLESLINGMKKVYTGKTVITLSEDATAEQPILKMTNNPMGLKEFMYDMLRKETVENDMFWYYDPGEGEINPYMAMMELIGLSKTSLETFEMTLDNIRVDFSNNGVSNVEFLGERPDIWDETELVTVVPFAYNYSAWNRLKELLDAGDNELAQEYVNYGATLDPTHYLFYSGIDEDYWEDGNWMEPQGVLTGNKLTFQFNFDHYSAGGYSIIRVEYTLSE
- a CDS encoding RagB/SusD family nutrient uptake outer membrane protein, whose amino-acid sequence is MNWRIMICVVGFLMGSCSLNIPLEDQFSDPDAITDVLSARSLLASAYEGLPQHLFEYSVLSDDFCPTQYLDRDATLKNLYDWREVEMTELAGTLWTEYYMVVAEVNALLARMDGVITLNDTEVEEKERIICEAKGLKALCYFNLLRLFAPRYEGNEAKDGIILKDRVELDFLPRSSMKACVEEIRKLLKEARNEKNTLKNVHWLSDKSIAYLQVDLELYAGNYSAVLEQTEDLEAVYPETVLGAGVYEALWSGNDSEARIFAKYQLAQIYEEIRFETFDKGDYLVLTDEVLFEEGDIRKEWSEVEFVMPDSHEVRLLGKYNKMNRDEIASKYVNIARAAGMWLMRAEALARSDRSGDAVSLMNRMMEQRGATAWEVGLSGNELINKILEERRKEFVGEGVRFFDMKRCGIPAKRYGVYGNKVSTTIKSDDYRWTLPIPASEYRYNTLVEQNEGWPVLAV